In Fusarium oxysporum f. sp. lycopersici 4287 chromosome 4, whole genome shotgun sequence, a genomic segment contains:
- a CDS encoding hypothetical protein (At least one base has a quality score < 10), whose product MPAYDDNELHTPNSPSTLRKMSNMNNGEGNGEGHHDSLAIPGDDANGPQEIPATRSSISEAAKYMHNLSVSPSMRDRRSSRNSFGTALPIPRKRQSRLSSVHHADGRPTRPGMPPIQPTRELLVAQVQDLQAEKVKKAKNMAFAFDIDGVLVHGDRLIPEGKKALEILNGDNELGIKIPHIFLTNGSGKIEKDRCAQLSKILGNPVETDQFIQSHTPMSALAEYYSTVLVVGGEGYRCREVAEQYGFRNIVVPNDIVAWDPTIAPYRVFTEEERATSRPRDFTKICIEAIMVFSDSRDYATDMQIIMDVLRAKNGRLGTVAEDPVAERVPIYFSQGDLLCPTEHPYPRMSQGAFRIGLEAMYKALTGADLERVVYGKPELATYKYADDVLTSWMGELHGEERLPEHIYMIGDNPASDIIGGNMYGWNTCLVRTGVFQGGDNDENNPANFGVFPNVLEAVKKALRNELGQDFKCFFDEKINPVLHGDATDAAAVV is encoded by the coding sequence ATGCCTGCCTACGACGACAACGAACTTCACACCCCAAACTCCCCCAGCACCCTCCGCAAGATGTCAAACATGAACAATGGCGAGGGTAACGGCGAGGGCCACCACGACAGCCTCGCCATTCCCGGCGACGATGCCAACGGTCCTCAGGAGATCCCCGCTACCAGGTCCTCCATCTCAGAGGCCGCAAAGTACATGCACAACCTCAGCGTCTCGCCCTCAATGAGGGACCGACGATCATCCCGAAACTCCTTCGGCACTGCTCTGCCTATCCCCCGCAAGCGCCAGTCGCGCCTCTCCTCAGTTCACCATGCGGACGGACGACCCACCCGTCCCGGCATGCCCCCGATCCAGCCTACCCGAGAGCTCCTCGTTGCTCAGGTTCAGGACCTCCAGgctgagaaggtcaagaaggctAAGAACATGGCCTTCGCCTTTGACATTGATGGTGTTCTCGTCCATGGTGATCGTCTGATCCCCGAGGGTaagaaggctcttgagatCCTTAACGGTGACAACGAGCTTGGCATCAAGATCCCTCACATCTTCCTTACCAACGGATCTGGTAAGATCGAGAAGGATCGCTGTGCGCAGCTCTCCAAGATCCTTGGCAACCCTGTCGAGACCGACCAGTTCATCCAGTCTCACACTCCCATGAGTGCTCTGGCTGAGTACTACAGCACCGTCCTTGTCGTCGGTGGTGAGGGTTACCGCTGCCGTGAGGTCGCTGAGCAGTACGGCTTCCGCAACATCGTCGTCCCCAACGACATTGTCGCCTGGGACCCTACCATTGCTCCCTACCGCGTCTTCACTGAGGAGGAGCGCGCCACCTCTCGTCCCCGTGACTTCACCAAGATCTGCATCGAGGCCATCATGGTCTTCTCTGACTCGCGAGACTATGCTACCGACATGCAGATCATCATGGATGTCCTTCGCGCAAAGAACGGTCGTCTCGGCACCGTTGCTGAGGACCCCGTTGCTGAGCGCGTTCCCATCTACTTCTCCCAGGGCGATCTTCTCTGCCCTACCGAGCACCCTTACCCTCGCATGTCACAGGGTGCTTTCCGCATCGGTCTCGAGGCTATGTACAAGGCCCTCACCGGCGCTGACCTCGAGCGTGTCGTCTACGGCAAGCCTGAGTTGGCTACCTACAAGTACGCTGACGATGTTCTGACCTCATGGATGGGCGAGCTCCACGGCGAGGAGCGTCTTCCCGAGCACATCTACATGATCGGCGACAACCCCGCGTCCGACATCATCGGTGGAAACATGTATGGGTGGAACACCTGCTTGGTGCGCACCGGTGTTTTCCAGGGCGGAGACAACGACGAGAACAACCCCGCCAACTTTGGCGTCTTCCCCAACGTTCTGGAAGCCGTCAAGAAGGCTCTCCGCAACGAGCTCGGCCAGGACTTCAAGTGCTTCTTCGACGAGAAGATCAACCCCGTCCTGCACGGTGACGCTACCGACGCCGCCGCTGTCGTCTAA
- a CDS encoding nitrate reductase (NADH) (At least one base has a quality score < 10), with amino-acid sequence MPHSKPWVVKVQAHPGSTAEEIRNEPDWVSGHQHRIGFRDRNNRLPGLTHKDDEYREEVAREKQEYLAFQKRAKSGELINFRDLIENQKDFHLRHPENRSLGWRYVLNATEDWVKNKEPWPATLKKQEEEEKKKKEEEAKSDKKNDTPEQEHEWKRSSDKDKHHDAYAKNKENEEKKQEKTSSEKPKLSDKYTPAEIALLRALEHEKNYIQHLKENNGKRKSPQHKNLTQISIDEKDQFSPDNWLPRSPDLIRLTGKHPLNAEAPLTRLYEAGLITPNELHYVRNHGPVPRILWEFHELEITYDGKTQTLSMDDLKEFDTINIAVALACDGNRRKELNMIKKSKGFNWGAGGASCAYWKGPLLRDVLLANGVPEKPPGLGEKRYWVNFEGTDDLSEGNYATCIPFEHAMSPNNDVILAYEMNDVPLPPDHGYPVRVIIPGYVGGRNVKWLKKIWISEKENDSYYHIWDNRVLPSFVTEKDGPFAEALFHHPDTACNEQNLNSIIVKPAQGERIPLGRAKKGENYRIEGYAYDGGGHEVQRVEVTLDDGATWLYCIRKFPDYPIRHGNKFWSWLHWHVDVEISHVIRAKSIMVRCFNVFKNTQPREPNWNVMGMMNNCWYTVRPEITEDNDSETPSILFRHPVEPATKDGGWMKPSVENKIAEAKQEAGAPQKEFTREEIEKHNTQDDCWLVVDGKVYDATSVLDWHPGGTAAILGHAGKVHQETSDEFASIHDDYAYKKLKECALGVVTEKAANFIKQNAEAAAKDTSRSSNKDEHLALEKHRWIPVKLIDRKNLSKDTRAYTFQLPEGKSILGLGTCQHVQIGFHMLDRMLIRSYTPTKPLLPAPGDNMTNGSAKSLRDGDATFELTVKTYFPDENQPGGALSNILDCMPIGEEVELRGPTGEIVYNGNGDFVIEDKDRHFDRVSLVLGGSGITPGYSLLARILLSNNDKTEVRVVDANKTEADILLKEELEDFETKAHGQLKVTHVLSHADDSWKGKTGHVNEDIIKESLFEPSEKSAVFLCGPPAMIQKAALPALKDWGYVEDENMFGF; translated from the exons ATGCCTCACAGCAAGCCTTGGGTTGTCAAAGTGCAAGCCCATCCTGGGTCGACGGCTGAAGAGATCCGGAACGAGCCGGATTGGGTTTCTGGGCACCAGCACCGCATTGGCTTCAGAGATCGAAATAACCGACTTCCTGGGCTTACTCATAAAGATGATGAGTATAGAGAGGAAGTGGCGAGAGAGAAGCAGGAGTATCTTGCATTTCAGAAGAGAGCCAAGAGTGGAGAATTGATCAATTTCAGAGACTTGATTGAGAATCAAAAG GACTTTCATCTGCGGCATCCGGAAAATCGCTCACTTGGATGGAGATATGTTCTCAACGCGACTGAAGATTGGGTCAAGAATAAAGAGCCATGGCCTGCAACCCTAAAGaagcaggaggaggaagagaagaagaagaaagaggaagaagcaaagagTGATAAAAAGAATGATACGCCTGAGCAAGAGCATGAGTGGAAACGTTCCTCGGATAAAGACAAGCATCACGATGCATACgcaaagaacaaagagaacgaggaaaagaaacaggAAAAGACTTCGAGTGAGAAGCCAAAGCTCTCAGACAAGTATACACCAGCCGAGATAGCCCTTCTCAGAGCATTGGAGCATGAAAAGAACTACATACAACACCTCAAAGAAAATAACGGAAAGAGAAAGTCCCCTCAGCACAAAAATCTCACACAGATCTCAATCGACGAAAAGGACCAATTCAGCCCAGACAACTGGCTTCCTCGCTCTCCTGATCTTATCCGTCTCACTGGAAAACACCCTCTCAATGCCGAGGCACCATTGACGCGATTGTACGAAGCTGGCTTGATTACACCTAACGAGCTTCACTATGTTCGAAACCACGGTCCTGTTCCGCGTATTCTGTGGGAGTTCCACGAATTGGAGATCACCTACGATGGCAAAACTCAGACGCTTTCTATGGATGATTTGAAAGAGTTTGATACGATCAACATCGCTGTTGCGCTTGCTTGTGATGGAAACAGACGCAAGGAGCTCAACATgatcaagaagagcaaaggtTTCAACTGGGGCGCTGGAGGAGCGAGTTGCGCATATTGGAAAGGACCTCTTCTTCGAGACGTGCTCCTTGCGAATGGTGTTCCCGAGAAACCGCCCGGTCTCGGGGAGAAGCGATATTGGGTCAACTTTGAAGGCACTGATGATTTGAGCGAGGGTAATTACGCGACTTGTATACCTTTCGAGCACGCCATGTCGCCCAACAACGACGTAATTCTAGCCTACGAAATGAATGACGTTCCGTTGCCGCCTGACCACGGATATCCCGTCCGTGTTATCATTCCAGGCTATGTTGGTGGCAGGAATGTCAAGTGGCTAAAGAAGATATGGATAAgcgaaaaagaaaatgatTCTTATTATCATATCTGGGATAACCGAGTTCTTCCATCGTTTGTCACTGAGAAAGATGGCCCTTTCGCCGAAGCCCTCTTTCATCATCCTGATACAGCCTGCAATGAGCAGAACCTCAACTCAATTATCGTCAAGCCTGCACAAGGCGAGAGGATTCCCTTGGGCAGAGCCAAGAAGGGAGAAAATTATCGCATCGAGGGGTATGCATATGACGGTGGAGGTCATGAAGTCCAGCGTGTTGAAGTAACCCTCGACGATGGAGCAACTTGGCTGTACTGCATCCGCAAATTCCCCGACTACCCAATTCGTCACGGAAACAAGTTCTGGAGTTGGCTCCATTGGCATGTTGACGTTGAGATTTCCCATGTTATTCGTGCAAAGAGTATCATGGTACGATGCTTCAACGTGTTCAAAAACACGCAGCCAAGAGAGCCAAACTGGAATGTCATGGGTATGATGAACAATTGCTGGTATACCGTACGTCCTGAGATCACCGAGGACAATGACTCAGAAACACCTTCGATTCTATTTAGACACCCTGTTGAGCCAGCTACAAAAGACGGTGGATGGATGAAGCCAAGCGTTGAGAATAAGATTGCAGAGGCgaagcaagaagctggcGCGCCTCAGAAGGAGTTTACCCgagaagagattgagaagcaTAATACTCAGGATGACTGCTGGCTTGTTGTCGACGGAAAGGTCTACGACGCAACTAGTGTTCTAGACTGGCATCCTGGCGGTACGGCGGCCATTCTCGGTCATGCAGGCAAGGTCCATCAGGAGACGAGTGACGAATTTGCTAGTATCCACGATGACTACGCTTACAAGAAACTCAAAG AATGTGCTCTTGGTGTCGTGACTGAAAAGGCCGCCAACTTCATCAAACAAAATGCAGAGGCCGCTGCCAAAGATACATCCCGGTCGAGTAACAAGGATGAGCATCTAGCGTTGGAAAAGCATAGATGGATTCCAGTCAAACTCATTGATCGCAAGAATCTTTCTAAAGACACAAGAGCCTATACCTTCCAACTGCCTGAGGGTAAGAGCATTCTCGGCCTTGGGACATGTCAGCATGTTCAGATTGGCTTCCATATGCTGGATAGGATGCTCATCCGCTCCTACACACCCACGAAGCCACTCCTCCCAGCCCCAGGTGACAATATGACCAATGGAAGTGCCAAGTCTCTTCGTGATGGAGATGCCACCTTTGAGCTCACGGTCAAAACCTATTTTCCCGATGAGAACCAACCAGGCGGCGCCCTTTCCAACATCTTGGACTGTATGCCCATCGGCGAAGAAGTCGAGCTTCGCGGCCCAACTGGAGAAATAGTCTACAACGGCAATGGAGACTTCGTTATCGAGGATAAAGATCGTCACTTCGATCGTGTATCCCTCGTACTTGGCGGTTCAGGCATAACACCCGGTTACTCTCTCCTCGCGCGTATTCTCCTCTCCAACAACGACAAGACAGAGGTTCGAGTGGTGGACGCTAACAAAACAGAGGCTGATATCTTGCTGAaagaggagcttgaggattTTGAGACGAAGGCCCATGGACAGTTGAAGGTAACTCATGTGCTCAGCCATGCTGATGATAGCTGGAAGGGAAAGACGGGCCATGTGAATGAGGATATCATCAAAGAGAGTTTGTTCGAGCCGTCTGAGAAGAGCGCTGTGTTCTTGTGCGGTCCGCCGGCAATGATACAGAAGGCCGCTCTCCCTGCTCTTAAAG ATTGGGGTTACGTGGAGGATGAGAATATGTTTGGATTCTAG
- a CDS encoding nitrate reductase (NADH) (At least one base has a quality score < 10), with protein sequence MPHSKPWVVKVQAHPGSTAEEIRNEPDWVSGHQHRIGFRDRNNRLPGLTHKDDEYREEVAREKQEYLAFQKRAKSGELINFRDLIENQKDFHLRHPENRSLGWRYVLNATEDWVKNKEPWPATLKKQEEEEKKKKEEEAKSDKKNDTPEQEHEWKRSSDKDKHHDAYAKNKENEEKKQEKTSSEKPKLSDKYTPAEIALLRALEHEKNYIQHLKENNGKRKSPQHKNLTQISIDEKDQFSPDNWLPRSPDLIRLTGKHPLNAEAPLTRLYEAGLITPNELHYVRNHGPVPRILWEFHELEITYDGKTQTLSMDDLKEFDTINIAVALACDGNRRKELNMIKKSKGFNWGAGGASCAYWKGPLLRDVLLANGVPEKPPGLGEKRYWVNFEGTDDLSEGNYATCIPFEHAMSPNNDVILAYEMNDVPLPPDHGYPVRVIIPGYVGGRNVKWLKKIWISEKENDSYYHIWDNRVLPSFVTEKDGPFAEALFHHPDTACNEQNLNSIIVKPAQGERIPLGRAKKGENYRIEGYAYDGGGHEVQRVEVTLDDGATWLYCIRKFPDYPIRHGNKFWSWLHWHVDVEISHVIRAKSIMVRCFNVFKNTQPREPNWNVMGMMNNCWYTVRPEITEDNDSETPSILFRHPVEPATKDGGWMKPSVENKIAEAKQEAGAPQKEFTREEIEKHNTQDDCWLVVDGKVYDATSVLDWHPGGTAAILGHAGKVHQETSDEFASIHDDYAYKKLKECALGVVTEKAANFIKQNAEAAAKDTSRSSNKDEHLALEKHRWIPVKLIDRKNLSKDTRAYTFQLPEGKSILGLGTCQHVQIGFHMLDRMLIRSYTPTKPLLPAPGDNMTNGSAKSLRDGDATFELTVKTYFPDENQPGGALSNILDCMPIGEEVELRGPTGEIVYNGNGDFVIEDKDRHFDRVSLVLGGSGITPGYSLLARILLSNNDKTEVRVVDANKTEADILLKEELEDFETKAHGQLKVTHVLSHADDSWKGKTGHVNEDIIKESLFEPSEKSAVFLCGPPAMIQKAALPALKGMFSSVINGWLLTIR encoded by the exons ATGCCTCACAGCAAGCCTTGGGTTGTCAAAGTGCAAGCCCATCCTGGGTCGACGGCTGAAGAGATCCGGAACGAGCCGGATTGGGTTTCTGGGCACCAGCACCGCATTGGCTTCAGAGATCGAAATAACCGACTTCCTGGGCTTACTCATAAAGATGATGAGTATAGAGAGGAAGTGGCGAGAGAGAAGCAGGAGTATCTTGCATTTCAGAAGAGAGCCAAGAGTGGAGAATTGATCAATTTCAGAGACTTGATTGAGAATCAAAAG GACTTTCATCTGCGGCATCCGGAAAATCGCTCACTTGGATGGAGATATGTTCTCAACGCGACTGAAGATTGGGTCAAGAATAAAGAGCCATGGCCTGCAACCCTAAAGaagcaggaggaggaagagaagaagaagaaagaggaagaagcaaagagTGATAAAAAGAATGATACGCCTGAGCAAGAGCATGAGTGGAAACGTTCCTCGGATAAAGACAAGCATCACGATGCATACgcaaagaacaaagagaacgaggaaaagaaacaggAAAAGACTTCGAGTGAGAAGCCAAAGCTCTCAGACAAGTATACACCAGCCGAGATAGCCCTTCTCAGAGCATTGGAGCATGAAAAGAACTACATACAACACCTCAAAGAAAATAACGGAAAGAGAAAGTCCCCTCAGCACAAAAATCTCACACAGATCTCAATCGACGAAAAGGACCAATTCAGCCCAGACAACTGGCTTCCTCGCTCTCCTGATCTTATCCGTCTCACTGGAAAACACCCTCTCAATGCCGAGGCACCATTGACGCGATTGTACGAAGCTGGCTTGATTACACCTAACGAGCTTCACTATGTTCGAAACCACGGTCCTGTTCCGCGTATTCTGTGGGAGTTCCACGAATTGGAGATCACCTACGATGGCAAAACTCAGACGCTTTCTATGGATGATTTGAAAGAGTTTGATACGATCAACATCGCTGTTGCGCTTGCTTGTGATGGAAACAGACGCAAGGAGCTCAACATgatcaagaagagcaaaggtTTCAACTGGGGCGCTGGAGGAGCGAGTTGCGCATATTGGAAAGGACCTCTTCTTCGAGACGTGCTCCTTGCGAATGGTGTTCCCGAGAAACCGCCCGGTCTCGGGGAGAAGCGATATTGGGTCAACTTTGAAGGCACTGATGATTTGAGCGAGGGTAATTACGCGACTTGTATACCTTTCGAGCACGCCATGTCGCCCAACAACGACGTAATTCTAGCCTACGAAATGAATGACGTTCCGTTGCCGCCTGACCACGGATATCCCGTCCGTGTTATCATTCCAGGCTATGTTGGTGGCAGGAATGTCAAGTGGCTAAAGAAGATATGGATAAgcgaaaaagaaaatgatTCTTATTATCATATCTGGGATAACCGAGTTCTTCCATCGTTTGTCACTGAGAAAGATGGCCCTTTCGCCGAAGCCCTCTTTCATCATCCTGATACAGCCTGCAATGAGCAGAACCTCAACTCAATTATCGTCAAGCCTGCACAAGGCGAGAGGATTCCCTTGGGCAGAGCCAAGAAGGGAGAAAATTATCGCATCGAGGGGTATGCATATGACGGTGGAGGTCATGAAGTCCAGCGTGTTGAAGTAACCCTCGACGATGGAGCAACTTGGCTGTACTGCATCCGCAAATTCCCCGACTACCCAATTCGTCACGGAAACAAGTTCTGGAGTTGGCTCCATTGGCATGTTGACGTTGAGATTTCCCATGTTATTCGTGCAAAGAGTATCATGGTACGATGCTTCAACGTGTTCAAAAACACGCAGCCAAGAGAGCCAAACTGGAATGTCATGGGTATGATGAACAATTGCTGGTATACCGTACGTCCTGAGATCACCGAGGACAATGACTCAGAAACACCTTCGATTCTATTTAGACACCCTGTTGAGCCAGCTACAAAAGACGGTGGATGGATGAAGCCAAGCGTTGAGAATAAGATTGCAGAGGCgaagcaagaagctggcGCGCCTCAGAAGGAGTTTACCCgagaagagattgagaagcaTAATACTCAGGATGACTGCTGGCTTGTTGTCGACGGAAAGGTCTACGACGCAACTAGTGTTCTAGACTGGCATCCTGGCGGTACGGCGGCCATTCTCGGTCATGCAGGCAAGGTCCATCAGGAGACGAGTGACGAATTTGCTAGTATCCACGATGACTACGCTTACAAGAAACTCAAAG AATGTGCTCTTGGTGTCGTGACTGAAAAGGCCGCCAACTTCATCAAACAAAATGCAGAGGCCGCTGCCAAAGATACATCCCGGTCGAGTAACAAGGATGAGCATCTAGCGTTGGAAAAGCATAGATGGATTCCAGTCAAACTCATTGATCGCAAGAATCTTTCTAAAGACACAAGAGCCTATACCTTCCAACTGCCTGAGGGTAAGAGCATTCTCGGCCTTGGGACATGTCAGCATGTTCAGATTGGCTTCCATATGCTGGATAGGATGCTCATCCGCTCCTACACACCCACGAAGCCACTCCTCCCAGCCCCAGGTGACAATATGACCAATGGAAGTGCCAAGTCTCTTCGTGATGGAGATGCCACCTTTGAGCTCACGGTCAAAACCTATTTTCCCGATGAGAACCAACCAGGCGGCGCCCTTTCCAACATCTTGGACTGTATGCCCATCGGCGAAGAAGTCGAGCTTCGCGGCCCAACTGGAGAAATAGTCTACAACGGCAATGGAGACTTCGTTATCGAGGATAAAGATCGTCACTTCGATCGTGTATCCCTCGTACTTGGCGGTTCAGGCATAACACCCGGTTACTCTCTCCTCGCGCGTATTCTCCTCTCCAACAACGACAAGACAGAGGTTCGAGTGGTGGACGCTAACAAAACAGAGGCTGATATCTTGCTGAaagaggagcttgaggattTTGAGACGAAGGCCCATGGACAGTTGAAGGTAACTCATGTGCTCAGCCATGCTGATGATAGCTGGAAGGGAAAGACGGGCCATGTGAATGAGGATATCATCAAAGAGAGTTTGTTCGAGCCGTCTGAGAAGAGCGCTGTGTTCTTGTGCGGTCCGCCGGCAATGATACAGAAGGCCGCTCTCCCTGCTCTTAAAGGTATGTTTAGTTCTGTGATTAATGGCTGGTTACTAACGATTCGATAG
- a CDS encoding nitrate reductase (NADH) (At least one base has a quality score < 10) — protein sequence MPHSKPWVVKVQAHPGSTAEEIRNEPDWVSGHQHRIGFRDRNNRLPGLTHKDDEYREEVAREKQEYLAFQKRAKSGELINFRDLIENQKDFHLRHPENRSLGWRYVLNATEDWVKNKEPWPATLKKQEEEEKKKKEEEAKSDKKNDTPEQEHEWKRSSDKDKHHDAYAKNKENEEKKQEKTSSEKPKLSDKYTPAEIALLRALEHEKNYIQHLKENNGKRKSPQHKNLTQISIDEKDQFSPDNWLPRSPDLIRLTGKHPLNAEAPLTRLYEAGLITPNELHYVRNHGPVPRILWEFHELEITYDGKTQTLSMDDLKEFDTINIAVALACDGNRRKELNMIKKSKGFNWGAGGASCAYWKGPLLRDVLLANGVPEKPPGLGEKRYWVNFEGTDDLSEGNYATCIPFEHAMSPNNDVILAYEMNDVPLPPDHGYPVRVIIPGYVGGRNVKWLKKIWISEKENDSYYHIWDNRVLPSFVTEKDGPFAEALFHHPDTACNEQNLNSIIVKPAQGERIPLGRAKKGENYRIEGYAYDGGGHEVQRVEVTLDDGATWLYCIRKFPDYPIRHGNKFWSWLHWHVDVEISHVIRAKSIMVRCFNVFKNTQPREPNWNVMGMMNNCWYTVRPEITEDNDSETPSILFRHPVEPATKDGGWMKPSVENKIAEAKQEAGAPQKEFTREEIEKHNTQDDCWLVVDGKVYDATSVLDWHPGGTAAILGHAGKVHQETSDEFASIHDDYAYKKLKGESTVLSMGVSNEYQNVLLVS from the exons ATGCCTCACAGCAAGCCTTGGGTTGTCAAAGTGCAAGCCCATCCTGGGTCGACGGCTGAAGAGATCCGGAACGAGCCGGATTGGGTTTCTGGGCACCAGCACCGCATTGGCTTCAGAGATCGAAATAACCGACTTCCTGGGCTTACTCATAAAGATGATGAGTATAGAGAGGAAGTGGCGAGAGAGAAGCAGGAGTATCTTGCATTTCAGAAGAGAGCCAAGAGTGGAGAATTGATCAATTTCAGAGACTTGATTGAGAATCAAAAG GACTTTCATCTGCGGCATCCGGAAAATCGCTCACTTGGATGGAGATATGTTCTCAACGCGACTGAAGATTGGGTCAAGAATAAAGAGCCATGGCCTGCAACCCTAAAGaagcaggaggaggaagagaagaagaagaaagaggaagaagcaaagagTGATAAAAAGAATGATACGCCTGAGCAAGAGCATGAGTGGAAACGTTCCTCGGATAAAGACAAGCATCACGATGCATACgcaaagaacaaagagaacgaggaaaagaaacaggAAAAGACTTCGAGTGAGAAGCCAAAGCTCTCAGACAAGTATACACCAGCCGAGATAGCCCTTCTCAGAGCATTGGAGCATGAAAAGAACTACATACAACACCTCAAAGAAAATAACGGAAAGAGAAAGTCCCCTCAGCACAAAAATCTCACACAGATCTCAATCGACGAAAAGGACCAATTCAGCCCAGACAACTGGCTTCCTCGCTCTCCTGATCTTATCCGTCTCACTGGAAAACACCCTCTCAATGCCGAGGCACCATTGACGCGATTGTACGAAGCTGGCTTGATTACACCTAACGAGCTTCACTATGTTCGAAACCACGGTCCTGTTCCGCGTATTCTGTGGGAGTTCCACGAATTGGAGATCACCTACGATGGCAAAACTCAGACGCTTTCTATGGATGATTTGAAAGAGTTTGATACGATCAACATCGCTGTTGCGCTTGCTTGTGATGGAAACAGACGCAAGGAGCTCAACATgatcaagaagagcaaaggtTTCAACTGGGGCGCTGGAGGAGCGAGTTGCGCATATTGGAAAGGACCTCTTCTTCGAGACGTGCTCCTTGCGAATGGTGTTCCCGAGAAACCGCCCGGTCTCGGGGAGAAGCGATATTGGGTCAACTTTGAAGGCACTGATGATTTGAGCGAGGGTAATTACGCGACTTGTATACCTTTCGAGCACGCCATGTCGCCCAACAACGACGTAATTCTAGCCTACGAAATGAATGACGTTCCGTTGCCGCCTGACCACGGATATCCCGTCCGTGTTATCATTCCAGGCTATGTTGGTGGCAGGAATGTCAAGTGGCTAAAGAAGATATGGATAAgcgaaaaagaaaatgatTCTTATTATCATATCTGGGATAACCGAGTTCTTCCATCGTTTGTCACTGAGAAAGATGGCCCTTTCGCCGAAGCCCTCTTTCATCATCCTGATACAGCCTGCAATGAGCAGAACCTCAACTCAATTATCGTCAAGCCTGCACAAGGCGAGAGGATTCCCTTGGGCAGAGCCAAGAAGGGAGAAAATTATCGCATCGAGGGGTATGCATATGACGGTGGAGGTCATGAAGTCCAGCGTGTTGAAGTAACCCTCGACGATGGAGCAACTTGGCTGTACTGCATCCGCAAATTCCCCGACTACCCAATTCGTCACGGAAACAAGTTCTGGAGTTGGCTCCATTGGCATGTTGACGTTGAGATTTCCCATGTTATTCGTGCAAAGAGTATCATGGTACGATGCTTCAACGTGTTCAAAAACACGCAGCCAAGAGAGCCAAACTGGAATGTCATGGGTATGATGAACAATTGCTGGTATACCGTACGTCCTGAGATCACCGAGGACAATGACTCAGAAACACCTTCGATTCTATTTAGACACCCTGTTGAGCCAGCTACAAAAGACGGTGGATGGATGAAGCCAAGCGTTGAGAATAAGATTGCAGAGGCgaagcaagaagctggcGCGCCTCAGAAGGAGTTTACCCgagaagagattgagaagcaTAATACTCAGGATGACTGCTGGCTTGTTGTCGACGGAAAGGTCTACGACGCAACTAGTGTTCTAGACTGGCATCCTGGCGGTACGGCGGCCATTCTCGGTCATGCAGGCAAGGTCCATCAGGAGACGAGTGACGAATTTGCTAGTATCCACGATGACTACGCTTACAAGAAACTCAAAGGTGAGTCTACAGTCTTGTCCATGGGTGTGTCTAACGAGTATCAGAATGTGCTCTTGGTGTCGTGA